The following coding sequences lie in one Apium graveolens cultivar Ventura chromosome 1, ASM990537v1, whole genome shotgun sequence genomic window:
- the LOC141666605 gene encoding WAT1-related protein At1g25270-like isoform X4, with protein sequence MIPVALIVERNKRPKLTWMVIWQSFISALLGGSVFQNLYILSLVLTSATFVTATTNLVTAITFVLALCFRLEKLNWDKASGKAKVMGTLVSLAGAMLLTLYKGPDIVRSNTHLDPLKNGNHHGGHGVGTHHHMILGAFSALGSITCYALWINLQAKIAENYPCPYSSSALMITMTSIQCTLYSLCMQRDWSQWKLGWNIRLLTVTYSGVFATGVMFTLVACSVRMRGPLFVSAFNPLMVVIVALAGPLVLNENLYVGSVLGGITIICGLYLLLWGKAMEMKTKAHLLETSSGDISKAVNIVLTPSSAGAVKTDKSVFCRKNAYDEITVYRASAEEANADEDPDEIRSAEK encoded by the exons ATGATTCCTGTTGCACTCATTGTTGAaag AAACAAAAGGCCAAAATTGACATGGATGGTGATTTGGCAATCTTTTATATCTGCGTTGTTGGG AGGATCAGTGTTTCAAAATTTGTATATTTTGAGTTTGGTCTTGACATCAGCAACATTCGTCACTGCAACTACTAATCTGGTTACTGCCATTACCTTTGTCCTAGCTCTCTGCTTCAG GCTGGAGAAACTAAACTGGGATAAAGCGTCAGGAAAAGCAAAGGTGATGGGAACACTAGTGAGTCTAGCTGGAGCGATGCTTCTTACGTTATACAAAGGCCCAGATATAGTTAGATCGAATACCCATCTTGACCCTCTAAAAAATGGCAATCATCATGGTGGACACGGGGTAGGAACCCATCACCATATGATTTTGGGTGCTTTCTCCGCTCTAGGTAGTATTACATGCTATGCCCTTTGGATTAATCTTCAG GCAAAAATTGCGGAGAACTACCCTTGTCCCTACTCCAGTTCCGCCCTGATGATTACAATGACATCAATTCAATGCACACTATATTCCCTGTGCATGCAAAGAGACTGGAGCCAGTGGAAGTTAGGATGGAATATCAGACTCCTCACCGTTACTTATTCG GGAGTTTTTGCTACAGGAGTAATGTTTACACTTGTTGCATGCTCCGTACGCATGAGAGGTCCTCTATTCGTATCCGCTTTTAACCCTTTGATGGTTGTGATTGTTGCTCTAGCTGGACCATTAGTATTGAACGAGAATTTGTATGTGGGAAG TGTGCTTGGAGGAATAACAATAATATGTGGATTATATCTTCTTCTTTGGGGTAAAGCGATGGAAATGAAGACGAAAGCACATTTACTGGAAACTAGCTCTGGAGATATATCAAAAGCTGTTAATATCGTCTTAACTCCTTCATCGGCAGGAGCAGTGAAAACCGATAAGAGTGTTTTTTGTAGGAAAAATGCATATGACGAGATCACTGTGTACCGTGCTTCAGCTGAAGAGGCAAATGCTGATGAAGATCCTGATGAGATCAGGAGTGCAGAGAAGTAA
- the LOC141666605 gene encoding WAT1-related protein At1g25270-like isoform X2 has protein sequence MWNAALISEAFASAVTNVISAIMFLVAICFSNVLYKLAANDGSDLRILVAYRFLCAAAFMIPVALIVERNKRPKLTWMVIWQSFISALLGGSVFQNLYILSLVLTSATFVTATTNLVTAITFVLALCFRLEKLNWDKASGKAKVMGTLVSLAGAMLLTLYKGPDIVRSNTHLDPLKNGNHHGGHGVGTHHHMILGAFSALGSITCYALWINLQAKIAENYPCPYSSSALMITMTSIQCTLYSLCMQRDWSQWKLGWNIRLLTVTYSGVFATGVMFTLVACSVRMRGPLFVSAFNPLMVVIVALAGPLVLNENLYVGSVLGGITIICGLYLLLWGKAMEMKTKAHLLETSSGDISKAVNIVLTPSSAGAVKTDKSVFCRKNAYDEITVYRASAEEANADEDPDEIRSAEK, from the exons ATGTGGAATGCCGCTTTAATATCAGAAGCATTTGCATCTGCAGTCACTAATGTGATTTCTGCCATTATGTTTCTCGTAGCTATTTGCTTCAG TAATGTCCTGTATAAATTGGCTGCAAATGATGGCTCGGACTTGAGAATTTTGGTTGCTTATCGCTTCTTATGTGCTGCTGCTTTCATGATTCCTGTTGCACTCATTGTTGAaag AAACAAAAGGCCAAAATTGACATGGATGGTGATTTGGCAATCTTTTATATCTGCGTTGTTGGG AGGATCAGTGTTTCAAAATTTGTATATTTTGAGTTTGGTCTTGACATCAGCAACATTCGTCACTGCAACTACTAATCTGGTTACTGCCATTACCTTTGTCCTAGCTCTCTGCTTCAG GCTGGAGAAACTAAACTGGGATAAAGCGTCAGGAAAAGCAAAGGTGATGGGAACACTAGTGAGTCTAGCTGGAGCGATGCTTCTTACGTTATACAAAGGCCCAGATATAGTTAGATCGAATACCCATCTTGACCCTCTAAAAAATGGCAATCATCATGGTGGACACGGGGTAGGAACCCATCACCATATGATTTTGGGTGCTTTCTCCGCTCTAGGTAGTATTACATGCTATGCCCTTTGGATTAATCTTCAG GCAAAAATTGCGGAGAACTACCCTTGTCCCTACTCCAGTTCCGCCCTGATGATTACAATGACATCAATTCAATGCACACTATATTCCCTGTGCATGCAAAGAGACTGGAGCCAGTGGAAGTTAGGATGGAATATCAGACTCCTCACCGTTACTTATTCG GGAGTTTTTGCTACAGGAGTAATGTTTACACTTGTTGCATGCTCCGTACGCATGAGAGGTCCTCTATTCGTATCCGCTTTTAACCCTTTGATGGTTGTGATTGTTGCTCTAGCTGGACCATTAGTATTGAACGAGAATTTGTATGTGGGAAG TGTGCTTGGAGGAATAACAATAATATGTGGATTATATCTTCTTCTTTGGGGTAAAGCGATGGAAATGAAGACGAAAGCACATTTACTGGAAACTAGCTCTGGAGATATATCAAAAGCTGTTAATATCGTCTTAACTCCTTCATCGGCAGGAGCAGTGAAAACCGATAAGAGTGTTTTTTGTAGGAAAAATGCATATGACGAGATCACTGTGTACCGTGCTTCAGCTGAAGAGGCAAATGCTGATGAAGATCCTGATGAGATCAGGAGTGCAGAGAAGTAA
- the LOC141666605 gene encoding WAT1-related protein At1g25270-like isoform X3, translating into MVIAESILGGSNVLYKLAANDGSDLRILVAYRFLCAAAFMIPVALIVERNKRPKLTWMVIWQSFISALLGGSVFQNLYILSLVLTSATFVTATTNLVTAITFVLALCFRLEKLNWDKASGKAKVMGTLVSLAGAMLLTLYKGPDIVRSNTHLDPLKNGNHHGGHGVGTHHHMILGAFSALGSITCYALWINLQAKIAENYPCPYSSSALMITMTSIQCTLYSLCMQRDWSQWKLGWNIRLLTVTYSGVFATGVMFTLVACSVRMRGPLFVSAFNPLMVVIVALAGPLVLNENLYVGSVLGGITIICGLYLLLWGKAMEMKTKAHLLETSSGDISKAVNIVLTPSSAGAVKTDKSVFCRKNAYDEITVYRASAEEANADEDPDEIRSAEK; encoded by the exons ATGGTAATTGCTGAAAGCATCCTTGGTGGCAGTAATGTCCTGTATAAATTGGCTGCAAATGATGGCTCGGACTTGAGAATTTTGGTTGCTTATCGCTTCTTATGTGCTGCTGCTTTCATGATTCCTGTTGCACTCATTGTTGAaag AAACAAAAGGCCAAAATTGACATGGATGGTGATTTGGCAATCTTTTATATCTGCGTTGTTGGG AGGATCAGTGTTTCAAAATTTGTATATTTTGAGTTTGGTCTTGACATCAGCAACATTCGTCACTGCAACTACTAATCTGGTTACTGCCATTACCTTTGTCCTAGCTCTCTGCTTCAG GCTGGAGAAACTAAACTGGGATAAAGCGTCAGGAAAAGCAAAGGTGATGGGAACACTAGTGAGTCTAGCTGGAGCGATGCTTCTTACGTTATACAAAGGCCCAGATATAGTTAGATCGAATACCCATCTTGACCCTCTAAAAAATGGCAATCATCATGGTGGACACGGGGTAGGAACCCATCACCATATGATTTTGGGTGCTTTCTCCGCTCTAGGTAGTATTACATGCTATGCCCTTTGGATTAATCTTCAG GCAAAAATTGCGGAGAACTACCCTTGTCCCTACTCCAGTTCCGCCCTGATGATTACAATGACATCAATTCAATGCACACTATATTCCCTGTGCATGCAAAGAGACTGGAGCCAGTGGAAGTTAGGATGGAATATCAGACTCCTCACCGTTACTTATTCG GGAGTTTTTGCTACAGGAGTAATGTTTACACTTGTTGCATGCTCCGTACGCATGAGAGGTCCTCTATTCGTATCCGCTTTTAACCCTTTGATGGTTGTGATTGTTGCTCTAGCTGGACCATTAGTATTGAACGAGAATTTGTATGTGGGAAG TGTGCTTGGAGGAATAACAATAATATGTGGATTATATCTTCTTCTTTGGGGTAAAGCGATGGAAATGAAGACGAAAGCACATTTACTGGAAACTAGCTCTGGAGATATATCAAAAGCTGTTAATATCGTCTTAACTCCTTCATCGGCAGGAGCAGTGAAAACCGATAAGAGTGTTTTTTGTAGGAAAAATGCATATGACGAGATCACTGTGTACCGTGCTTCAGCTGAAGAGGCAAATGCTGATGAAGATCCTGATGAGATCAGGAGTGCAGAGAAGTAA